TTCCAGCGGCCCGAAGCTGCCGATACCGAGCGCCTTGAAATCATGCTCCGCCTTCCAGCGCTCCAGAACCGCCCGGACCTCGCCCAGCGCCTCTTCCGGTGTCGTGGTGGGCAGGCGGACCTCGTCGCGGATGTCGTCGGGTCCCGAAGCCAGCAGGCAGACGATCTTGGTCCCGCCCAGCTCCACCCCGGCGATCAGGGGGGCGGTCGCTGGGGTCTCGGTGTTTTCGGCCATACGGCGCCTCCGGCATGCGTCGGTCCTTCTAGACCGTACGCCGCCGCCCGCGTCACCCCCGGCTGTGTCACCAAGGTTGAATGTGTCGCGCCGCCAAGCTGGACCATTTCGAGTTCCATCGTGCTAGACTGCGGAAATCCCGCCATTTTCCTTACCGCCGCTCTCCGCGCGCCACCCAGAACCGGCTCCCGATGCCCATCAATGCTCCCCCCGGGGAAACCCGCGTCCAGTTCGTGATGCGCCGCGTCGTCGAGCATATCGCGCGTGAGCGTCTGCGCGTCGGCGACGATCTGCCGTCCGAGACCCGCTTCGTCGAGGTGCTCGGCGTCAGCCGTCCGGTGGTGCGCGAAGCCTTCGGCGCCCTGGCCGCCCTCAACATCGTCGAGACCGCCAACGGCCGCCGCCCCCGCGTCAGCGCCCTCAACGGCTCGGTCCTGTCGATCTCGCTGGATCACGCCGTCCGCACCGAACAGATCTCCGTGCGTCAGGTCTGGGAGACGCGCCGCTGTCTGGAGACCGAGACCGTGGCCCTGGCCGCCGAGCGCCGCACCGACGCCGAGGCCGCCCACATCCGCGAGCTCGCCGAGGCCATGACCCGGGCCGGACACAACTCGCCCGAGCTGATGGCGCTCGACATCCGCATGCACAAGGCCATCGCCGAGGCGGGCCGCAACCTCTTGATGGCCCAGATCATCGCCTCGCTGGAACCCCTGCTCCAGTCCTCGGTCTCGGCCGCCTGGGGACTGGCCGACGACGCCGGCCGTCACCGCGACATCCTCGATCGTCACCTCGAGATCGCCGAGGCCATCACCAACGGCGATCCCGCCGCAGCCCGCGCCGCCATGGACCGGCATTTCGACGCCGCCATCGCCGCCCGGCTGCTGATCGAGGACCCGCTTCCGGCCTGACCTCACATGCCCCCTTGGCGCCGCGCCCGGAGCGCGAGAGGGTAGCGGTTTCCCGTAACGCGGACGCCCTCCCTCCATGGCCGCCAAAGTCACCCTGCCAGCCCGGCCCGAGCCGCTGGAAATCGATCCGGCCTCGACCGCCGTCATCGTCATCGACATGCAGAACGCCTATGCCTCGCCGGGCGG
The genomic region above belongs to Brevundimonas goettingensis and contains:
- a CDS encoding FadR/GntR family transcriptional regulator; the protein is MPINAPPGETRVQFVMRRVVEHIARERLRVGDDLPSETRFVEVLGVSRPVVREAFGALAALNIVETANGRRPRVSALNGSVLSISLDHAVRTEQISVRQVWETRRCLETETVALAAERRTDAEAAHIRELAEAMTRAGHNSPELMALDIRMHKAIAEAGRNLLMAQIIASLEPLLQSSVSAAWGLADDAGRHRDILDRHLEIAEAITNGDPAAARAAMDRHFDAAIAARLLIEDPLPA